GAAAGTGATCGAATAATGACGAACCTTACTGATCTCGGCATTGCGGCAATCCGCGATGGTGTGCGTGATGGCACGTTCTCCGCGCGTGAAGTAGCGACGGCGTTCAATGCTAACGTTGCGGCCGCCAAGGGATTGAACGCTTTTCTGGTAGAGACACCAGACCATGCGCTGGCTGCTGCCGATGCTGCGGATGCGGCGCGGGTTGCGGGGAATCTGAAGCCGCTGTCGGGTGTACCGATCGGCATGAAGGATCTCTTCTGTACCGAAGGGGTGACGACGACTGCCGCAAGTTCGATTCTTGGCGGGTTTACACCGCAGTATGAATCAACGGTTTCGGGCAAGCTGTGGTCGGCGGGCGCCGGGATGCTCGGAAAACTGAACCTCGATCAGTTCGCGATGGGGTCTTCGAACGAGACTTCGGCGTTCGGGCCGGTGATTTCACCGTGGCGACGGACGGGCAGCAATGCGGCGCTGGCTCCGGGGGGTCGTCCGGTGGTTCGTCGGCGGCGATTTCGGCGCGGCTTTGCCCGGGTGCGACCGGCACCGATACCGGCGGATCGATCCGTCAACCTGCTGCTTTCACTGGCATATCCGGGATAAAGCCAACTTATGGCCGGTGTTCGCGCTGGGGCGTGGTGGCGTTTGCGTCCTCGCTCGATCAGGCGGGTGCAATGGCGCGCGATGTTCGCGACTGCGCGATCATGCTGGAGGCGATGGCGGGGTTCGATGCCAAGGATTCAACCTCGCTGGAAGTGGCGGTTCCGCATTGGGAAGCCGGACTGTCGGGCGACCTAAAAGGCAAACGCATCGGTATTCCCAAGGAATATCGCGTCGACAACATGCCTCCTGAGATCGATGCACTGTGGGAGCGTGGGATTGCGTGGCTGAAGGACGCGGGCGCGGAGATCGTCGAGGTCACGCTGCCGCATACGAAATATGCGCTGCCGGCCTACTATATTATTGCCCCGGCAGAGGCTTCGTCGAACCTCGCGCGTTATGATGGCGTGCGTTACGGTTTGCGCGATCTGCCCGAGGGTGCGGGCTTGCAGGATATGTATGCGGCGACGCGGGCTGCGGGCTTTGGGCCGGAAGTGAAGCGGCGCATCATGATCGGCACCTATGTGCTGAGCGCTGGCTTCTACGATGCCTATTATACGCAGGCGCAGAAGGTACGGACACTGATCGCTCGCGATTTCGACCGCGCGTTTGAGGGGTGTGATTTGCTGCTGACCCCAACCGCACCCAGTGCCGCATTTGCGCTGGGTGAGAAATCGGACGATCCGCTGGCCATGTATCTGAACGATGTGTTCACGGTGCCGTCGTCGCTGGCCGGATTGCCCGCGATGTCGATTCCGGGTGGGCTGGATGCTGGCGGATTGCCGCTGGGATTGCAGATTATCGGACGGGCGCTGGATGAGCAGGGCGTGCTGAATGCGGCGCTCGCAATAGAGGAACGCGCCGGATTTACCGCGCGACCGGAGGCTTGGTGGTGAGCAATTATCGGGTAAAAGGCGCAACCGGGGATTGGGAGGTCGTAATCGGCCTTGAGGTCCACGCGCAGATCACGTCGAACGCAAAGCTGTTTTCAGGCGCATCGACCGAGTTCGGTGCCGAACCGAACGCGCAGGTGTCGTTGATCGATGCTGCGATGCCGGGGATGTTGCCGACGCTGAACGGTGAGTGCGTGAAGCAGGCTGTTCGGACCGGCCTTGCCATCGACGCGGAAATCCATCGCTGGAGCCGGTTCGATCGCAAAAATTATTTTTATGCCGATTTGCCGCAGGGCTATCAGATTTCGCAGCTTTATCACCCGATCGTCGGTGAAGGCTCGCTGCTGGTCGAGACTGAGGAAGGCGAAAAAGTCATCGGCGTCGAGCGCATCCATATCGAACAGGATGCGGGCAAGCTGATGCACGATCAGCATCCGACGATGTCTTATGTCGACCTCAACCGCTGCGGTGTGGCGCTGATGGAAATCGTGTCGAAGCCCGATATGCGTTCGCCTGCGGAAGCTGGTGCGTATGTTAAAAAGCTGCGGGCGATCCTGCGCTATGTCGGGTCGTGCGACGGCAATATGGAGCAGGGTTCGATGCGCGCCGACGTGAACGTGTCGGTGCGGCGGACGGGTGAAGAATTCGGCACGCGGACGGAGACGAAGAACGTCAATTCGGTGCGCTTCATTCAGGCGGTCGTTGAATATGAGGCGAAACGTCAGGTCGCGGTGATCGAGGATGGTGGCAAGATCGTTCAGGAAACGCGGCTGTTCGACCCGGACAAGGGCGTCACCCGGTCGATGCGGTCAAAGGAAGACGCGCACGATTATCGCTATTTCCCCGATCCCGATCTGTTGCCGCTGGTGCTGACCGAAGAGTTCGTTGCGGAGTGCAAGGCTTCGTTACCCGAACTGCCCGATGCCAAGCGGGCGCGGTTCGTCGATGTGCTGGGTATCCCGCCATATAATGCGGATGTCATCACATCGGATGTTGAGACGGCGCGCTGGTTCGAGGCGTTGCTGGCTGCGGGGGCCGAAGCAAAGGCAGGTGCGAACTGGCTGACGTCGGAACTGTTCGGTGCGCTGAACCGATTGGGCAAGGATATTGCGGCTAGCCCGGTTTCGCCTGTTCAGGCAGCGGAATTGCTGGGTCTGGTGGCCGATGGCACGATTTCGGGGAGCCTCGCCAAGCAGGTGTTCGAGGCGATGCTGGAGACAGGTGACGGGGCAGCAAAGATAGTTGAAGATCGCGGGTTGAAGCAGACTAGCGACACCGGCGCGATTGATGCCGTTATTGCCCAAGTTCTGGCCGCCAATGGTGACAAGGTCGAACAATATAAGGCGGGCAAAGAAGCGCTGTTTGGGTTCTTTGTCGGTCAGACGATGAAGGCGATGGCGGGTAAGGCCAATCCGCAGGTTATTAATGAATTGTTAAAGAAATCGCTTGCGTAACGATCGGTGTGTTTTCATAAACCTCAGCGACTAAGCTTTCTAAATAGCTTAGATGCTGGGGGGCATTTAAATGAATCGTTGGTTCTGCGCAGCGCTTGTTGTCGCACTCACGTCGAGTGCAGCACTCGCTCAAGAAAAGTCGGCTTTAAAGCCGGGTTTTGTTTTTCCTAATGATCACCCGGTACGAATTCTGGTCTTTCGCCCAGATGTGAAAGTGGGATCGCAGTCTGCCGGTGGCATTGTGACTCCGATGGCAGACTGGACCGCAGAGGCCCGGACATTTTTGGCTAATGCTTTGGTCGCCGGGAAGCCCAAAGGTGCCAGCGAGATCGTTTTTATGCCCGAACTATCGGGAGACGACGGCGTTCTTCTTGCCGAGTATCGCGCGCTCTTTCGTGGCGTGTCGGACACTGTGCTCCAGCATCGCCTTTTTAAGGGCAATCGCCTCCCTACGAAAAAGACGGGTTTCGAGTACACGCTTGGCACCGGCGTTGCGCGCCTCGGTCAGATCGGCGGTGGCGACTATGGCCTTTTCATAACCACAGATGACGCATTCGGATCGACAGGTCGCAAAATGCTGCAACTCTTTGCAGCCGGTATAGCGGGCGTTGGCATGTCGTCGGGCAAGCATACTGGCTATGCGGGTTTAATTGATCTCAAGACTGGCGACCTGCTCTGGATAAACGCAGACTATGCGATGGGCGGGAACGTCCGAGAGGCTGATGGCGCGTCCAAGCGTGTTGCCCAATTGCTCGAAGATTTTCCGTTGCAAGGAATGCCGATAGCTGCGGCGAAGTGAATTTGGGTAATTTGCGGCGGTTTATCGCTGTCGCGGCGATAGCGTGGGCCAGCCTTTCGGTTGCCAGCGAACCTAAACCCTTCGGATCGCCTGCTACTCATGGATATCAACCGATTGGTGTCGATGAGAAAGGTATCTGGGCCGAATCGGACGAAACCGAAAGGGAGTTGAAAAATTCCAAGCTGTTGGTTCGTGATGAAAAGCTCACGGCGTATCTAAATAAAGTTTTGTGCCGCGAAGTCGGTTCCGAACGCTGCACGGCCGCCCGGATTTATGTCGTTCGCCAGCCATTTTTCAATGCGAGCATGTATCCGAACGGTATGCTCACAGTCTTCACTGGCGCGCTGATAAGGTTTCGGAACGAGGCGCAGCTTGCTGCTGTTTTGGGTCACGAGTTCGGTCATTTCGAGGCGAGGCACGGTCTTTTGGGCCTTAAAAGCAGGCGCAACACCGCAAGCTGGATTAACTGGCTGACCGTTATTTCTATCGGAGCGGGCCAGTATCAGGATTATCGCACCGCCTTTTGGGGAAATCACTATCGGTTTTCCCGAGACCAAGAACGCGACGCCGACTTTCGTGGTATTCGAGATATGGGAACTGCCGGATATCGAACGCTCAACGCGAGCCAGATATGGTCCGGGCTACGCAGTGAAGATGACGCAACCGCAACAGCGCGCGGTGTAAAAAGTTTGAAAGACTCTCCGCAAGGGTTGTTTGCCTCGCACCCGATGAATGCAGAACGCATGACGTATCTGGCTGATGAAGCGGTCAAGGTGGGCGTTGGCAACGATTTCGACGGTGCGGCAGAATATGAGGCTGCGATCAGTCATTTGTGGCCGATGTTGATTGACGATCAGATCAAGCTGAACGATTTCGGCGGTTCCGAATTCCTGTTGGCAAGCCTTGCCACGAATGGCTGGACCGGGCCGCTGCTGTACGCACGCGGAGAACTGTATCGCGCTCGTGGACGAGCGACAGATGTTCAGCAGTCGGCATTATTTTATCGCAAAGCAACGGGAATGCCGGATGCTCCGGCACAAGCCTGGCGCGGCTTGGGACTGGCGCTTGCTCGCAACGGCGATCGACCGGGCGCAAAGCCAGCAATCGATGAGTATTTAAAGCGCAATCCGCAAGCGGGTGACAAGCCAATGCTGCTTATGATCGCAGGGGAAGCACAATGAAACTGATCCAATATTCGCTTTGTGCGGCGGCGTTGGCCGTTGCCAATCCAGCCATAGCCAAGTGGACCACGATGCCTGCCACACTGTCTGTCGCAGTCGCGAAAGGGCAAATGACTGTGGTTGCGGGGCCTGGTTGGAATCAAGATTCTGCCCGACCATTCAAAAAAGGTGAAACGTGGAGTTTCGACGGACCATTGCTGAATACCATCGATTTTTACGCGGCGATCGATAGCGGCGAAGCTCTCGCTAAAGATCGCAACAAAAAGCGGGAGCCACTTCCCAAGTTTGCAGCCGATATGCTGCCTACTGATGTCGCTCAGCTTTACGAACAGACAGCGCGAATTACGCTCGGGACTTCTGAATTTACCGTGGATGCAATCGAACCGGTCACATTTTTTGAACCGACAAGGTTTCAAATTCACCTATCATTACACGCGACCGGAAGAAGAACTTACCAGGAACGGGGAGGCTCAGGCAGTCATAGTAAAAAACAAGCTTTATATGATCGCCTATACGGCAGCAGCTCTGCACTATTTCAACGCCGGACTCCCGAGCGCTCATGCAGTGATGGCAAGCGCAACGCTTAAATGAAAGCGCGGCAGCTTCAATTTACCATCTACTCACCACTGTCCGGCGTAGGCTGATCGCCCGGTACCGGAATATCCACATCGCCGGGGACCGGGTTCACTTCGGGCGGCGGCGTCGTCGGCTGTCCGGCGGGACTCTGGGCGGGTTCTTCGAAGGGTGGGGGACGCTGGCCATTTGTTTTCTCCTGATACATTGACCAAACGCGCCGGGGGCGAAGTGGCTCCCTTTGTTATGGTTACGATACCGACGGAGATTGGCTTGCCCTTCTGCACCTTCCCACATATAGACGCGCGCCTTGTCAGTGTACCTTTGCGGGCGTGGCGGAATTGGTAGACGCGCTTGGTTTAGGTCCAAGTGATGACCCTCCGATCTGCTCTCGGTAAACTCTCCATAATCTAGAAGTGCGGGACGATAGCGGAGTGGCGTTTGCCTCTTGTCATTCGTCCATTATTGTGGAATATCCTTAAAGGTAGAGTGATACAGAACCCCAATGGAGTTGGACAATATGTTTCCTAACGACCTCCTAGACCAAGCACAGAGAGACATGGAGGCTTCCTCCGCAATCTCAGGTCGCGAGCGCTTCCAAGCGGCAGACGAAGCAACCATAAGGAACGAAGGTCACCACGCGACTGCTGCTGGCGTTAAGCTCATCAGGGGCGCTATCCCGATGGTTGCTTCAGAGATCACTAAATGGGTCGATGCTAATGCAGCTAAGGCAGGTAAGGGGAAGGCTCACACCGCCCTGAGTACCTTACGCCGTATAGATACTCACACCTTGGCCTACGCGGCTCTCAATGCTGTCCACAATGGGACCTTACGCCTCCAGTCATCCGCGATGGTACAGCTTGCTGCTGGTCAGTTGGTGGAGAGTGAAATCGTAGCTCAGGACCTAGCGGCTCAGCAGAAGGCTTTGGTTGCGCAGCGCATAGCTGACCTCAAGGCCGATGGGGAGTCTACCAAGGGAATGCCGAAGGAAGGACGTGCGGTCATAAACCGTATAGCTTCCGTAGTGTCGGCCCAAGGCTCAGCGAAGAGCCGATCGAAGGTCTTCAAGCACATGGTAGCCAAACACATGGACCATGCCGATTGGCCACCTGAGGTCCTCGTCAAGATGGGTGAGCCTTTGGTCAATGCTGTCCTCCTTACACTCCCGTCGATCTACGAGATGGCTGTCTCTGGAGGACCCAAGAAGGCTATGGTGAATGCCATTCGCCTCACGGACGAAGGGTTAGACCTCCTCGCATCCATCAACGATGAGATGGAGTGGATGTTCGTTGTGAACAAACCAATGGTTGTCCCCCGCGCCCTTGGACTGACGTAGACACAGGATGTTATTACGACATCCGGCTAGCTCGCAGGTCGAAGCTCATCAGAACCTACAACAAGGATCACATAGCCGCCGTAAAGGACGCTATCGCCTCAGGGCAGATGGAGTACGTTCTGGAGGCTGTGAACTCGATGCAGTCGGTCCCTTGGGCCATCAATCAGCCTATCCTCGATATGGTTGAGTATTGCTTCGAGAATAACATCCCGGTCGATGGTCTCCCCAGCAACCAGAGGATCATCCTGCCACCTAAGGTTGAGCCTGAGGTATGGTCAGCGATGACCCCGGCACAGCAGAAGGGTGTCAAGATCAACCTCGCGTCCCTGCGAACCAAAGACCGAGGGAACGTAGCGGACCGGATGGTACTTCTACGAGATTTATCAACCGCTAAGGAGTTATCTCAATATGACCGCTTCTACTTACCACACAACCTCGACTTCCGAGGACGAAGCTACCCTATTCCACACTTCTCACATCAACGTGCGGATCACATCAAAGCTCAGTTCCAGTTTTCTGATGGACAGCCTTTCGGCCCACTTGGAGCGGCTTGGTTGTCCGTCCATCTCGCTA
This genomic stretch from Sphingomonas paeninsulae harbors:
- the gatB gene encoding Asp-tRNA(Asn)/Glu-tRNA(Gln) amidotransferase subunit GatB, translated to MSNYRVKGATGDWEVVIGLEVHAQITSNAKLFSGASTEFGAEPNAQVSLIDAAMPGMLPTLNGECVKQAVRTGLAIDAEIHRWSRFDRKNYFYADLPQGYQISQLYHPIVGEGSLLVETEEGEKVIGVERIHIEQDAGKLMHDQHPTMSYVDLNRCGVALMEIVSKPDMRSPAEAGAYVKKLRAILRYVGSCDGNMEQGSMRADVNVSVRRTGEEFGTRTETKNVNSVRFIQAVVEYEAKRQVAVIEDGGKIVQETRLFDPDKGVTRSMRSKEDAHDYRYFPDPDLLPLVLTEEFVAECKASLPELPDAKRARFVDVLGIPPYNADVITSDVETARWFEALLAAGAEAKAGANWLTSELFGALNRLGKDIAASPVSPVQAAELLGLVADGTISGSLAKQVFEAMLETGDGAAKIVEDRGLKQTSDTGAIDAVIAQVLAANGDKVEQYKAGKEALFGFFVGQTMKAMAGKANPQVINELLKKSLA
- a CDS encoding M48 family metallopeptidase → MNLGNLRRFIAVAAIAWASLSVASEPKPFGSPATHGYQPIGVDEKGIWAESDETERELKNSKLLVRDEKLTAYLNKVLCREVGSERCTAARIYVVRQPFFNASMYPNGMLTVFTGALIRFRNEAQLAAVLGHEFGHFEARHGLLGLKSRRNTASWINWLTVISIGAGQYQDYRTAFWGNHYRFSRDQERDADFRGIRDMGTAGYRTLNASQIWSGLRSEDDATATARGVKSLKDSPQGLFASHPMNAERMTYLADEAVKVGVGNDFDGAAEYEAAISHLWPMLIDDQIKLNDFGGSEFLLASLATNGWTGPLLYARGELYRARGRATDVQQSALFYRKATGMPDAPAQAWRGLGLALARNGDRPGAKPAIDEYLKRNPQAGDKPMLLMIAGEAQ